A single region of the Pontimicrobium sp. SW4 genome encodes:
- the gldB gene encoding gliding motility lipoprotein GldB: MKRFHIILLVTIVLMSCDSTSKVEKEIAAIDIDMTVERFDRLFANADEASLPNLKQAYPFMFSKRYNDSIWINRIQDTLQQQLNFEVDKTHGDFKNTEDDIYSFFQHLKYYFKEFKTPRVITVTNDVDYRNKVIVTDTITLIALDTYLGASHDFYYDIYDYIKLNMDKDQIVPDLAFSYAEKYIYQPKRKTLLDEMIYFGKTLYFKDVMLPDTPDEIKVGYTKEQLDWATVNEENIWQHFVENEMLFSTDNKLPARFINPAPFSKFNLELDGESPGRLGQYIGWQIVRAYAKNNDATLQEILSMSAEDIFNKANFKPRK; encoded by the coding sequence ATGAAAAGATTTCATATAATTTTACTTGTTACAATTGTTTTAATGTCATGTGATAGCACGTCTAAAGTAGAAAAAGAGATAGCTGCTATAGATATAGACATGACTGTTGAAAGATTTGATAGGTTATTTGCTAATGCTGATGAAGCATCTTTACCAAACTTGAAGCAAGCATATCCGTTTATGTTTTCTAAACGTTATAACGATTCGATTTGGATAAATAGAATTCAAGATACTTTGCAACAACAATTAAACTTTGAGGTAGATAAAACACATGGTGATTTTAAAAATACAGAGGATGATATTTATAGTTTCTTTCAGCATCTAAAATATTACTTCAAAGAGTTTAAAACACCAAGAGTGATAACTGTTACTAACGATGTAGATTATAGAAACAAAGTGATTGTAACAGATACTATTACTCTTATTGCTTTAGATACTTATTTGGGAGCAAGTCATGATTTTTATTATGATATATATGATTACATTAAATTAAACATGGATAAAGACCAAATAGTTCCAGATTTGGCTTTTAGTTATGCTGAAAAATATATCTATCAGCCTAAACGAAAAACATTACTAGATGAAATGATATATTTTGGTAAGACACTTTATTTTAAAGATGTAATGCTTCCAGATACACCAGACGAAATAAAAGTAGGTTATACCAAAGAGCAATTAGATTGGGCAACTGTTAACGAAGAAAATATTTGGCAGCATTTTGTAGAAAATGAAATGTTATTTAGTACTGATAATAAATTGCCAGCAAGATTTATAAATCCAGCACCTTTTTCGAAGTTTAATTTAGAATTAGATGGTGAATCCCCTGGTCGTTTAGGACAGTATATTGGCTGGCAAATAGTAAGAGCGTATGCAAAAAATAATGATGCAACACTTCAAGAGATTTTAAGCATGAGTGCAGAAGATATTTTTAATAAAGCAAACTTTAAACCACGTAAATAA
- a CDS encoding FAD-dependent monooxygenase — translation MKNNISIIGGGIGGLVTALSFDKLNISYKLYERAAQLEAVGAGIWLSPNALQVLEWINPILLKEIQDAGNSFNRILVADHKLNPISDSNQNFVREKFGYTTMAIHRGKLQQILYKYVQQDTIELNKNFAGYSQNSDKSLRVKFTDSSFIDTGSIIGVDGINSKVRKQLFPNSKLRYSGQTCWRGVSDYNIKSELKSVGFTLWGKKLQFGVSKISEGKVYWFAVKLSEPNLTDDKENLKNTLTNMFAEFHPLVNDLIAHTANNNIFRGDLSDLEILNKWNSENICLIGDAAHSMTPDLGQGGAQAIEDAYYLSNFIYNSRNLETAYDTFYKYRKPKVEKLVKQSRLTSKIAITNRFLEIIRNFILKNTPEFYIKKQMVELYTLDKTITNNV, via the coding sequence ATGAAAAATAATATCTCAATAATTGGAGGAGGAATTGGAGGGTTAGTAACTGCTTTATCTTTTGATAAATTAAACATTTCATATAAACTATATGAAAGAGCAGCACAATTAGAAGCTGTTGGGGCAGGAATATGGCTATCCCCAAATGCATTGCAAGTATTGGAATGGATTAATCCTATTTTATTAAAAGAAATTCAAGATGCTGGAAATTCTTTTAATAGAATTTTAGTGGCTGACCATAAATTAAACCCAATATCAGACTCTAATCAAAATTTTGTTCGAGAAAAATTTGGTTACACCACTATGGCAATCCATAGAGGAAAACTACAGCAAATTTTGTATAAATATGTACAACAAGATACTATTGAGCTAAATAAAAATTTTGCCGGATATTCTCAAAATAGCGATAAATCACTAAGGGTAAAATTCACAGATAGCTCTTTTATAGATACAGGTTCTATAATTGGTGTAGACGGAATTAATTCTAAAGTAAGAAAACAATTATTTCCTAATAGCAAATTAAGGTATTCGGGGCAAACCTGCTGGAGGGGAGTTTCGGATTATAATATAAAAAGTGAATTAAAATCTGTTGGTTTTACATTATGGGGTAAAAAATTACAGTTTGGTGTCTCAAAAATTTCTGAAGGAAAAGTATATTGGTTTGCTGTAAAATTGAGCGAACCTAACTTGACCGACGACAAAGAAAACTTAAAGAACACTTTAACTAATATGTTTGCAGAGTTTCATCCTCTTGTAAATGATTTGATTGCACATACAGCAAACAATAACATATTTAGAGGCGACCTTTCCGATTTAGAAATACTAAACAAATGGAATTCGGAAAATATCTGTTTAATCGGAGACGCTGCACATAGTATGACTCCAGATTTAGGGCAAGGTGGTGCTCAAGCTATAGAAGATGCTTATTATTTATCCAATTTTATCTATAATTCAAGAAATTTAGAAACAGCATACGATACATTTTATAAGTATAGAAAACCGAAAGTCGAAAAATTAGTTAAACAATCAAGACTTACTTCAAAAATCGCAATAACAAACAGGTTTTTGGAAATAATTAGAAATTTTATCCTTAAAAACACCCCCGAATTTTATATAAAAAAACAGATGGTGGAATTATATACCTTGGATAAAACTATTACCAACAATGTCTAA
- the nadE gene encoding NAD(+) synthase — MNTEKVTQHIVQWLKDYAEKAKVNGFVIGISGGIDSAVTSTLCAETGLKVLCVEMPIHQAESHVSRGQEHIAQLKERYPNVSDIKVDLTPVFEEFKTEVSLDGKQATVDMALANTRARLRMTTLYYHAGLLGLLVAGTGNKVEDFGVGFYTKYGDGGVDLSPIADLVKSEVYKIGEYLKVPKSIMKAAPSDGLFGDARSDEDQIGANYDELEWAMKMDNQGKNIENFSGRKKEVFSIFKRYNSANKHKMIPIPICKIPQELKASR; from the coding sequence ATGAATACCGAAAAAGTAACCCAACATATCGTACAGTGGCTTAAAGATTATGCAGAAAAGGCAAAAGTAAATGGATTTGTTATTGGTATTTCTGGAGGCATTGACTCGGCAGTTACATCTACATTATGTGCAGAAACTGGACTGAAGGTTTTATGTGTCGAAATGCCTATACATCAAGCTGAAAGTCATGTTAGTAGAGGTCAAGAACATATAGCTCAATTAAAAGAGCGATATCCAAATGTCTCGGATATTAAAGTTGATTTAACACCAGTTTTCGAAGAGTTTAAAACCGAAGTCTCATTAGATGGGAAACAGGCAACAGTTGATATGGCATTGGCAAATACTAGAGCTCGTTTACGAATGACAACACTATATTATCATGCAGGTTTATTAGGCTTGTTGGTTGCAGGAACTGGAAATAAAGTTGAGGATTTTGGTGTTGGTTTCTATACAAAGTATGGTGATGGAGGTGTTGATTTGAGCCCAATAGCAGATTTAGTAAAATCTGAAGTCTACAAAATTGGCGAGTATTTAAAAGTCCCAAAATCTATTATGAAAGCTGCTCCAAGCGATGGCTTATTTGGAGATGCAAGAAGTGATGAAGACCAAATTGGTGCTAATTATGATGAATTAGAATGGGCTATGAAAATGGATAATCAAGGAAAAAATATTGAAAATTTTTCAGGTAGAAAAAAAGAAGTATTCAGCATCTTTAAACGCTATAATTCAGCCAATAAGCACAAAATGATTCCAATTCCAATTTGCAAAATACCTCAGGAATTAAAGGCTTCGAGATAA
- the gldC gene encoding gliding motility protein GldC, which produces MAQTHTSKIELNVELDENRIPEKLKWSAQDGGIANEEAKAIMLSVWDSKKQESLRIDLWTKDMPVDEMKLFFHQTLVSMSDTFNRATQDEKMTATMKDFCDYFAEKLELKK; this is translated from the coding sequence ATGGCGCAAACACATACATCTAAAATTGAATTGAATGTAGAATTAGATGAAAACAGAATCCCAGAAAAGTTAAAATGGTCAGCTCAAGATGGGGGTATTGCCAATGAAGAAGCTAAAGCTATAATGCTTTCAGTTTGGGATAGTAAAAAACAAGAATCTTTACGTATAGATCTTTGGACTAAAGACATGCCAGTAGATGAAATGAAATTGTTCTTTCACCAAACCTTAGTTAGTATGAGTGATACTTTTAATCGTGCCACACAAGACGAAAAAATGACTGCAACCATGAAAGATTTTTGTGATTATTTTGCTGAAAAATTGGAGCTTAAAAAGTAA
- a CDS encoding class I SAM-dependent methyltransferase produces MKRIHLFEFEDLQWFPNWIRICLTRLIMVMHKKFKTSEDMAQLLSNLIEKTKTSTIIDLCSGSGGPMLDVHQLLRDKHNIKNIELTLSDLYPNLEAAKTINSKQNGINYRTTPLDATKLENDVVGLLTMVGSFHHMKPAMAKSILKEAKQKKQPICIMEINKKFPVVLWWLFIPLSTILCLFITPLVKPLTLKQIIFTYLIPIIPICFAWDAVITSGRIYRLDDLNLLLKGLDNDENYTWEKGIINKKTEKVYLIGYPTINGYA; encoded by the coding sequence ATGAAAAGAATACACTTATTTGAATTTGAAGACTTACAATGGTTCCCTAATTGGATTAGAATTTGCCTTACCCGACTTATAATGGTAATGCATAAAAAGTTTAAAACCAGTGAAGATATGGCGCAACTACTTTCAAACCTTATTGAGAAAACCAAGACTTCAACAATTATCGACTTATGCTCTGGAAGTGGAGGGCCAATGCTAGATGTACACCAATTACTACGAGATAAGCACAATATAAAAAACATAGAGTTAACCTTATCTGATCTGTATCCCAACCTAGAAGCTGCTAAAACCATCAATAGTAAACAAAATGGTATTAATTACAGAACAACACCTTTAGATGCTACAAAACTTGAAAATGATGTTGTTGGATTATTAACAATGGTTGGCAGTTTTCATCATATGAAACCAGCAATGGCTAAATCAATTCTAAAAGAAGCTAAACAAAAAAAACAACCAATATGCATTATGGAAATTAACAAAAAGTTTCCTGTCGTTTTGTGGTGGCTATTCATTCCTTTAAGTACAATTCTATGCCTTTTTATTACACCTTTAGTAAAACCTTTAACGCTTAAACAAATTATTTTTACTTACCTAATCCCTATAATACCAATATGCTTTGCTTGGGATGCTGTCATTACCAGCGGTCGTATTTATCGTTTAGATGATTTGAATTTGCTTCTAAAAGGATTAGACAATGATGAAAACTATACTTGGGAAAAAGGAATTATTAATAAAAAGACCGAAAAGGTTTATTTGATAGGATATCCAACAATAAACGGATATGCATAA
- a CDS encoding aminotransferase class V-fold PLP-dependent enzyme yields MKKRDFIKTLSLAALATPLYGSVLHSSLDEVVSTTATDLASNEDFWLKVRSDYKLKPDYINLESGYYNIIPTPTLEALHKHINMVNYEGSYYMRTKRVNDKKRMAAKLATIIKSPTKNVVITRNTTESLDLVIKGMDWKFGDEAIFAIQDYGAMRMMFEQVANRFGVVNKIVSVPNHPKTDEEIVELYANAITPKTKLLMVCHMINISGHILPIKKICQMAHSKGVKVMVDGAHCVGHFEFDIKELECDYYGSSLHKWLAVPLGTGLLYVADEHIDTTWPIFASHTKELGNIAKLNHTGTNPVYHDLSIEDAIDYYNMLGGARKEARLRYLQEYWTKQVRDLPKIILNTPKESHRACGIANVGIEGVIPTDLAKRLMDEYKIFTVGINGKVVRGCRITPNVFTTIEELDIFVAALKEMAT; encoded by the coding sequence ATGAAAAAAAGAGACTTTATTAAAACGTTATCGTTGGCTGCATTAGCAACGCCTTTATATGGAAGTGTATTGCATTCTTCTTTGGATGAAGTAGTGTCAACAACAGCAACTGATCTTGCTTCAAACGAAGACTTTTGGCTAAAAGTGAGAAGCGATTATAAACTAAAACCAGACTATATAAACCTTGAGAGTGGTTATTATAATATCATACCAACACCAACACTAGAGGCGCTTCATAAGCATATAAACATGGTCAATTATGAAGGGTCTTATTATATGCGTACCAAAAGGGTTAATGATAAAAAACGAATGGCAGCAAAACTAGCTACTATCATTAAAAGCCCTACCAAAAATGTGGTTATCACTAGAAATACGACAGAGTCTTTAGATTTGGTGATTAAAGGAATGGATTGGAAGTTTGGAGATGAAGCTATTTTTGCAATTCAAGATTATGGTGCTATGAGAATGATGTTTGAGCAAGTAGCAAATCGTTTTGGAGTTGTTAATAAAATTGTTTCTGTTCCCAACCATCCAAAAACAGACGAAGAAATTGTTGAGCTTTATGCTAATGCAATTACTCCGAAAACCAAATTATTGATGGTATGTCATATGATTAATATTTCTGGACACATTTTACCTATTAAAAAGATTTGCCAAATGGCACACAGCAAAGGTGTGAAAGTAATGGTTGATGGTGCACATTGTGTGGGTCATTTCGAGTTTGATATTAAAGAATTGGAATGTGATTATTATGGCTCTAGTTTGCATAAATGGCTGGCTGTTCCGTTAGGAACAGGATTATTATATGTTGCTGATGAACACATAGATACTACGTGGCCTATTTTTGCCTCCCATACAAAAGAATTGGGAAATATTGCAAAGTTAAACCATACAGGAACAAATCCTGTGTATCATGATTTATCAATAGAAGATGCTATTGACTATTACAATATGTTAGGTGGTGCTAGAAAGGAAGCTAGATTAAGATATCTTCAAGAATATTGGACAAAACAAGTGAGAGATTTGCCAAAGATTATTCTTAATACTCCAAAAGAATCTCATAGAGCCTGTGGAATTGCCAATGTGGGAATTGAAGGCGTCATTCCAACGGATTTAGCTAAAAGATTAATGGATGAATATAAAATTTTTACCGTAGGAATAAATGGAAAGGTAGTTCGAGGCTGTAGAATAACTCCTAATGTGTTTACAACAATTGAAGAATTAGATATTTTTGTAGCAGCATTAAAAGAAATGGCAACTTAG
- the rodA gene encoding rod shape-determining protein RodA, with the protein MSLNRTRNLKFDWITIVIFLLLVGFGWLNIVSASSSGEITSYLDINQRYGKQLIFILFTFVLIILVLSIEAKFYERFSSIIYLVSMLSLIGLFLFGKTVNGAISWYGIGGFTLQPSEFAKFATSLAVAKYISDLQTNIKSIKDQLKTALIIFVPAFLILLQNDAGSTIVYTAFFFVFYREGIPQIYLLLVLSIVVLSVLSLKFSVLPTAIIVSALIFVHHFILKNKKGTILNPIFISLICIAFSFGVHFFYNNILQPHQQDRISLWLRLEKDPEKLEQMKRTILYNLNESEKAISSGGVTGKGFMEGTRTIGKFVPEQDTDYIFSTVGEEWGFLGSSLVVILFVLLLIRILYLAELQKSQFSRIYGYSVASILFLHFMINIGMVMGLIPTVGIPLPFFSYGGSGLWGFTILLFVFVKLDSNRINEW; encoded by the coding sequence ATGAGTTTAAACAGAACTCGAAATTTAAAATTCGATTGGATAACCATAGTGATTTTCTTATTATTGGTTGGTTTTGGCTGGCTTAATATTGTCTCAGCGTCTTCTTCGGGAGAGATAACTTCTTACTTAGACATAAATCAACGTTATGGAAAACAGTTGATTTTTATTTTATTCACATTTGTATTAATCATTCTAGTTTTAAGTATTGAAGCTAAATTTTATGAACGCTTCTCAAGTATTATATATCTCGTGTCTATGCTGTCCTTAATAGGTCTATTTCTTTTTGGGAAAACAGTAAATGGCGCTATATCTTGGTATGGTATTGGTGGATTTACCTTGCAACCAAGTGAGTTTGCTAAATTCGCTACTTCGTTAGCCGTCGCTAAATATATAAGTGATCTTCAAACCAATATTAAAAGCATAAAAGATCAGCTAAAAACTGCATTGATTATTTTTGTACCAGCGTTTTTAATTCTACTTCAAAATGATGCAGGAAGCACTATTGTTTATACAGCTTTCTTTTTTGTGTTTTATAGGGAAGGTATTCCTCAAATATATTTATTATTAGTATTAAGTATAGTTGTTCTTTCGGTTTTATCGCTTAAATTTTCAGTTCTACCAACTGCCATAATTGTAAGCGCTTTAATTTTTGTTCATCACTTTATTTTGAAAAATAAAAAGGGAACTATTCTAAACCCAATATTTATCTCACTTATTTGTATTGCTTTTAGTTTTGGTGTTCATTTTTTCTATAACAATATTTTACAGCCTCATCAACAAGATAGAATTAGTCTTTGGCTACGCCTAGAAAAAGATCCAGAAAAATTGGAGCAAATGAAACGTACTATTCTATACAATTTAAATGAATCTGAGAAGGCCATAAGTTCTGGAGGAGTAACAGGAAAAGGTTTTATGGAAGGCACTCGCACAATAGGTAAATTTGTTCCTGAACAAGACACAGATTATATTTTTAGTACTGTTGGCGAAGAATGGGGATTTCTTGGAAGCAGTTTAGTTGTAATATTATTTGTGCTGTTACTAATTAGGATTTTATACCTAGCTGAATTACAAAAGTCACAGTTTAGCCGTATTTATGGCTATAGTGTTGCTTCCATATTGTTCCTACATTTTATGATTAATATAGGTATGGTTATGGGATTAATTCCAACCGTTGGAATTCCACTACCCTTTTTTAGTTATGGAGGTTCAGGTCTTTGGGGTTTTACAATTCTACTATTTGTTTTTGTGAAATTGGATTCTAACCGAATTAATGAATGGTAA
- a CDS encoding DUF4199 domain-containing protein: MILEKREYKLGIRYGIILGIIVVTIGITRYTTGMIFNEDQRLSYLYWVIFLIASLFSVTNAKKSNNEFSLKHAIKLGITIGFVSSSIYLLYLIVLNYFVDPELPEKLIEISRQRMMGQNNELTSDQIKEIDLKKSSSNPIVRGVIYIVVSTFFGIIYSSMGWIIVKLKNRKR, translated from the coding sequence ATGATTTTAGAAAAACGAGAGTACAAATTAGGGATAAGATATGGAATCATACTAGGCATAATTGTAGTTACTATTGGCATAACTAGATATACAACGGGAATGATTTTTAATGAAGATCAAAGATTAAGTTATCTATATTGGGTAATATTCTTGATAGCCAGTTTATTTTCAGTAACTAACGCTAAAAAGTCTAACAATGAATTTTCGTTGAAACATGCGATTAAATTGGGTATCACAATTGGTTTTGTAAGCAGTTCAATTTATCTGTTATACCTTATTGTCTTAAACTATTTTGTTGACCCTGAATTACCTGAAAAGCTAATAGAGATTTCAAGACAAAGAATGATGGGACAAAACAATGAATTAACCTCAGACCAAATTAAAGAAATTGACCTCAAGAAAAGCTCATCAAATCCAATTGTTAGAGGTGTAATTTACATAGTAGTATCTACCTTTTTTGGAATAATTTATTCATCTATGGGATGGATAATTGTAAAACTGAAAAACAGAAAAAGGTAG
- a CDS encoding DJ-1/PfpI family protein: MKKIIALFLITFVIVSCSKQPKNKAHKTPTTKTSMQEKMTGKSINKNLPTIGILIFESVIINEVVAPLDVFSNPNMDNEHLFNVITIATENRTYTSAHGLKISPDYVIENIPELKVLVVPSSYNPADLTSDKKLVEFVREQNKTTEYIASHCAGAFLIGEAGIADHKEIVTYVTGGESLKIDYPNLIVADDSKVSVVQDGKFISSNGSLVSYIASFDLLEKLTSKEHRAFVESAILFDRLIDTHEK; this comes from the coding sequence ATGAAAAAAATAATCGCACTTTTCTTAATCACTTTTGTAATCGTAAGTTGCTCAAAACAACCCAAAAACAAAGCACATAAAACACCAACTACCAAAACTTCAATGCAAGAAAAAATGACAGGGAAATCTATCAACAAAAACTTACCTACAATTGGAATATTAATATTTGAAAGCGTAATAATCAATGAAGTTGTAGCTCCGTTAGATGTCTTTTCCAATCCAAATATGGACAATGAACATCTTTTTAACGTAATCACCATTGCAACAGAAAATAGAACCTACACGAGTGCTCACGGATTAAAAATATCACCTGATTATGTGATTGAAAACATTCCTGAGCTAAAAGTTTTAGTTGTACCAAGTTCGTACAATCCTGCCGACCTAACTTCAGATAAAAAACTGGTAGAATTTGTTCGAGAACAAAACAAAACAACTGAATATATTGCCAGCCATTGTGCAGGAGCTTTTTTAATTGGAGAAGCTGGAATTGCAGACCATAAAGAAATCGTTACTTATGTTACCGGAGGAGAGTCTTTGAAAATAGATTATCCCAATCTTATAGTTGCAGACGATAGTAAAGTTTCGGTTGTTCAAGACGGAAAGTTTATTTCTTCAAATGGGAGTTTGGTAAGTTACATAGCATCATTTGATTTGTTAGAAAAGTTAACCAGCAAAGAACACAGAGCTTTTGTTGAGTCGGCAATATTGTTTGATAGATTAATAGATACCCATGAAAAATAA
- a CDS encoding Crp/Fnr family transcriptional regulator, with translation MNKKEIINIINEKYAPLNDDCKSEFATNSRILTLKKGEILVTEGQYSDKAYFIVSGSTRAYYLNDGKDITDWFAFENDFICAINSFFQNIPSPHFIEVLEETILLEISRDDIIKLSDKYHNFERLTNRVATKTMLKLQARIVSMQFQSAEQRYQNILEAYPNITQRVPLTHIASYIGMTLETLSRIRKLK, from the coding sequence ATGAATAAGAAAGAAATTATAAATATTATCAATGAGAAATATGCTCCTTTGAATGATGATTGCAAATCAGAATTTGCTACTAATTCTAGAATATTGACTCTAAAAAAAGGAGAAATATTAGTTACAGAAGGACAATATTCAGATAAAGCTTATTTTATTGTTAGTGGATCGACTAGAGCTTATTACTTAAATGATGGAAAAGATATAACTGATTGGTTTGCTTTTGAGAATGATTTTATCTGTGCTATAAATAGCTTTTTTCAAAATATTCCAAGTCCACATTTTATAGAAGTACTTGAAGAAACTATATTATTAGAGATTTCTAGAGATGATATAATAAAACTATCAGATAAGTATCATAATTTTGAAAGATTAACGAACAGAGTTGCTACCAAAACAATGTTAAAATTGCAAGCCCGAATTGTATCTATGCAATTTCAATCGGCTGAACAGAGGTACCAAAACATATTGGAAGCTTATCCAAATATTACTCAAAGAGTGCCTTTAACACATATAGCATCTTATATTGGTATGACTCTTGAAACATTGAGTAGAATACGGAAGCTTAAATAG